The Mytilus galloprovincialis chromosome 7, xbMytGall1.hap1.1, whole genome shotgun sequence genome has a window encoding:
- the LOC143082864 gene encoding C-type mannose receptor 2-like, producing the protein MMNANDHTYDEPTEEKGYTQLSFISDNYRKYDDLKPSGSYHSYFEPQSDPKPHHVCKDVKIKFWIAFTTVIIIGLVAGLTYIVIQSRYNSVACIKSNDSGNVGFRISEIWTKCPNDWKTFDVWCYKEFSERRTWFKARDYCRSIGTDLVSVHNEKENNFLITNFTQTHTWIGLSNFHNNAKYVWSDGTILNFTDWEESEPNDFNNNENCAQLQKPASQKWNDNNCFMSLRFICKTQIYPRCGPGDSLYYNNSCYSINTILDVDFTDARTFCRNHGSDLVIIGSKEENNFIIRQTTKHQGADFWIGLQKQRNQTYRWIDGSHPTYLAWGVGEPKADNNLCVKSSTMYGNWEGDSCSNKNRVVCEKRLLSPLK; encoded by the coding sequence ATGATGAATGCTAATGATCATACATACGACGAACCTACTGAAGAGAAAGGATATACACAACTTTCATTCATTTCAGATAATTATCGAAAGTATGATGACCTAAAACCATCAGGCTCGTATCACTCATATTTTGAACCTCAATCAGATCCTAAACCACATCATGTATGCAAAGatgtaaaaatcaaattttggATAGCGTTCACTACTGTTATAATAATAGGATTAGTAGCTGGGCTGACGTACATAGTAATTCAATCTCGTTACAATTCAGTAGCATGTATTAAATCTAATGACAGTGGAAATGTAGGTTTTCGGATATcggaaatttggacaaaatgtCCAAATGACTGGAAGACATTCGATGTATGGTGTTATAAAGAGTTTTCAGAACGTCGAACATGGTTTAAAGCTCGTGATTATTGTCGAAGTATCGGAACTGATCTAGTTAGTGTTCATAATGAAAAGgaaaataattttctaataaCAAATTTTACACAGACTCATACGTGGATAGGACTGAGCAATTTTCATAACAATGCGAAATATGTCTGGAGTGACGGaacaattttgaattttactgATTGGGAAGAATCAGAACCGAATGACTTCAATAATAACGAGAACTGCGCCCAACTTCAAAAACCTGCCTCTCAAAAGTGGAATGACAACAATTGTTTTATGTCGTTGAGATTTATATGCAAAACGCAAATTTATCCAAGATGTGGGCCTGGAGATTCGTTATATTACAATAATTCTTGTTATTCAATTAATACAATACTTGATGTTGATTTTACAGACGCCCGTACATTTTGTAGGAACCATGGTTCAGATTTAGTCATAATTGGTTCTAAAGAGGAAAACAATTTCATAATAAGGCAAACTACTAAACACCAAGGTGCTGATTTTTGGATTGGATTACAGAAACAAAGGAATCAGACATACAGATGGATAGATGGCAGTCATCCTACGTACCTAGCATGGGGTGTAGGTGAACCTAAAGCAGATAATAATTTATGTGTCAAGTCATCTACCATGTATGGAAATTGGGAAGGTGACAGTTGCAGCAATAAAAATCGGGTTGTTTGCGAGAAACGATTACTAAGTCCTTTGAAATGA